The Silene latifolia isolate original U9 population chromosome Y, ASM4854445v1, whole genome shotgun sequence sequence TTAGTTAGAGTTTAGTTTGAAGGAATTAGTTTTTTGTATTGATTTGTTGTGAATTCAGGATACACCAAAATGGGAGGGGAGGACCTCTATTTATAGtgctcctcctccatctcctACATTCTTAGAATTCTCTAGAATAGAGCATTCTAGAGTGACCTAGACTTGTAAGCCTCTAGACTCTTCTATACATACAAGATATCTCTAGAATATTCTAGGTTTCTCTACACACACCTAGAACATTCATGTCTCTTCTAGACCCTTCTAGACTCTTCTAGATTATTCTAGTATGTACATGAGTATTTAGAACATTCTAGATGTTTCTACATTATTCTAGAATATTCTGGAACCTTCTAGAACACTCCAGAAAAGTCTCACACTTCAACACTCCTCCTTGAGACTTTTGGAGTGACGCCCAACTTTGATCTTAGAAACTCGAACCTTGCTGTCGGTAGAGCCTTGGTTAAAATGTCAGCTAGTTGGAACTTGGATGGGAAATGGATAAGTTCCACTTCCTTTTCTTGCTCGGCATCTCGAAGTGCATAGAACCTCAATTTCATGTGCTTTGTCTTGCTGAAGCACACTGGATTCTTCGCGATGGCGATTGCTGACTTGTTATCCACCATAACCTTGGTTGCTCCTTCTTGGTTGTAGCCTAAGTCCTGAAGTATCTTCCTTAGCCATATTACTTGATTGACTGCGGCTGAAGCTGCAACGTACTCGGCTTCGGCCGTTGACTGAGCTACGATATCTTGCTTCTTTGAATTCCATGAGAATGTTCCTGAGCCGAAAGTAAAGGCATAGCCTGAAGTACTTTTCATGTCATCTACCGATCCTGCCCAGTCACTGTCGGAGTACGCTATTAATCTTGGATTGTCGCAAGGCTGGTAAAATACTCCAAACTCTAGAGTACCCTTTAGATATCAAAGTATTCTCTTCGCTGTACCCATGTGAACCTCACTTGGTTTGCTCATAAATCTTGATAATAAGCTTGTGGCGAACATAAGATCAGGTCTTGTAGCTGTGAGGTAAAGTAAGCTTCCAACCAAGCTTCGGTATTGCTTGAGATCAACTTCTTTTGACCCATCATTTTTGGATAGCTTCTCATTCAGGACCAAAGGAGTAGAAACCGCTTACTAGGTTCTCCATCTTGAACCTTTTGAGGATTTCCCGAGCATACTTAGTTTGAGAAATGAAGATTCCATCTTTTGCTTGATGGACTTCCATGCCAAGGAAGAAATTCATTAAGCCCAAATCCGTCATTTCAAACCTTTTCTTCATCTCCTCCTTAAATGTAAGGATCATTTGGGCATTGTTTCCTGTGACAAGGAGATCATCAACATAGAGAGAAACGATGAGAAGATCACCTTGTTTTTTCTTTACGTATAGTGTGTGCTCATTTTTACTCCTCGTGAATCCTTGCTCAAGGAAGTAAGAATCAATCTTGCTGTACCAcgcccttggagcttgtttgaGGCCATATAGAGCTTTTTTCAGCTTGCACACCTTTTCTTCATTTCCTTGTGTGACAAAGCCTGGAGGTTGTTCGATGTATATCTCCTCCTCGAGTTCTCCATTAAGGAAGGCAGATTTGACATCAAGTTGATAAATTTTCCATCTTTCTTGAGCAGCTAGAGCAATAAGAGTCCTTACCGTATCGTGACGAGCAACTGGAGCAAATGTGTCTCCGTAGTCTATTCCAGCTTGTTGGGAGTACCCTTTCacgaccaatcttgctttgtacTTATTGATTGAGCCATCTGGATTCAACTTTGTTTTGTAGACCCATTTCACTCCAATCACCTTTCGATCCTTGGGTTTGTCCACTAATTCCCAGGTGTTATTCttctttatcatgtttatttcTGTCTCCATTGCGTCTTGCCACTCTTTGTATTTGGAAGCCTCATCATAGTGTCTTGGCTCCTCAAAAGCGAAGTAGCATCTCTCACATTCCTCTTCATTCAGATTAATAACGGGACATTTTGCATAAATTTCGGAGAGATCTTTCTTACCTCGAGGTCCCGTAGCATTCTCCGAATTGTCGTTAGAGGATGGAGAGTGTGCATGCATTGGAGTAGATGGAGGTGTAGGAGGATCATTATTGTTGATCGTATCATCATCACCTTCTGGTTGATGTTGGTGATAAGGAACTAGGATCACATTTCTTTCCACTTTCTTCTCTTCCCAATTCCACATTGCATCTTCATCAAACTCCACGTCTCGGCTTATCATGATCTTCTCCGTATTAAGATTGAAAATCCGGTAAGCCTTTGATTTTGAGTCGTAGCCAAGAAATATACCTTTCTCTGCCTTATCATCAAGCTTGCTCCTTTTTTGCGCTGGGATGTGAGCATAGCAGATTGAGCCAAACACCTTTAAATGCTTAGCTGTAGGCTTTTTACCGCTCCAAGCTTCTACTGGAGTTTTTCCCTTAACTGCCTTTGTTGGAAGTCTGTTGAGCAGGTATACGGATGTGTAGACAGCCTCAGCCCAAAATTTCTTCGGCATTTTCTTTTCAGCCAACATGCATCTGGCCATCTCCATCACGGTCCTATTCTTTCTTTCGGATACCCCGTTTTGTTGTGGAGTATATCCTGCGGTGAGCTGATGTTCTACACCTTCATCTTCACAAAACTGGTCAAATTGTGAAGAAGTATATTCTTTCCCGCGATCGGATCTAATCATCTTCAATTTGCACCCGCTTTGATTTTCAGCGAGAGCTTTGAATTTTTGAAAGACTTGGAATACTTCTGATTTTTGTTTCATAAAATATACCCAAGTCATTCGAGTAAAATCATCAATAAACAGGATAAAGTACCTGTTTCCAAGATGAGATAAAGTTCTTTGAGGACCGCATACGTCTGTGTGAACAAGCTCTAGCTTTTTACTTGCCCTCCATGCTTGGCCTTTTGGAAATGGCAGGCGGTGTTGCTTTCCAAGTTGACAAGGCTCGCATAGTTCTTTAGTTGCTTGAATCATTggaaaatcccgcacaacattctgcTTGTGTAAGTCGGCTAGTGCATGTAAGTTGAAATGTCCGTACCTTCTATGCCATAGCCAGGTCTCCGCGGCGTGAGCTCGATATGATGACTCTAGGCCATACTTCCATTTCAAGGAGAAGCTTTTATTTTCCATGGCAACTTTAGCAATCTCCTTATTTCCGGGGTCATATATGGTGCAATGATTATTTGCAAAGACTAGTGAATAACCATTCTTGATCATTTGTGCCACACTTAGCAAATTTTCAGCAAGATTCGGGACAAGCAGCACATCTTTAATGTATTTTGTACCCCGCTTAGTTGGAACAATGATCGTACCTTTGCCCTTCGATGTCAGAACTTCACCATTCCCCCATTCCGGAGTTTGGACAGAAGTATCCAACTCGCTAAAGATGCTTGAATCATTCGTCATGTGACTTGTACAACCACTGTCAATTAGCCACctactttctttgcttgaagtctTTGCTTGGCCGGCATAGAAGAGGTGCTCATTATTAACGCTACTTGAATAATGAGCTTGGTCCTTGGACTCCATTTGTTTTTGTCTACAATCATTTTTAAAGTGCCCATACTTCTTACAATGGTGACACTGGGGCTTGCCTTTGAAAAAGCAATTCTTTTCCGCATGATTATTCTTTCCACAAATGCCACAAGGAGGAAACTTTCCCTTTGATTGTGACATTTGTTTATTGCCACCATCGTCACTTTTCTTCTTCCACCCTCCGGACCGCTTTTCTTTATGCGATGACTTGAAAGCATCCTCGGAAGAAGATTCTCCGGTCTTGAATTTTTGATCATAGGCGAGTAAGGATCCAAGTAGCTCGATTCATCGTGAGCTTTGAGAGATCCCTTGATTCTTCAATAACAAGTGACAATCATGTCGAACTTTTTGGTTAAAGTCGCGAGAATTTTTTGCACGATTCTCGTGTCGGTAATATCTTCGCCATATATCTTCATTTGATTAACTATCTCCGTTACTCTTGAAGTGTAAGTTTGTATGTCTTCATTCTCCCTCATCTTCAAATTTTCGAAATCTTTTCTTAGGGTATTGAGACGTATTGTTCTTATCCTTTCATCACCATGGAATTCTTTTTGGAGTGAATCCCATGCTTCTTTTGCGGTAGAAGCCCGCATTATTTTTGGAAAGATGGTCTCCGAAACAgcattaaagataaaagacaaggCTTTGGCGTCCTTTATCTCATCctcatttattttctttaaggATGCTTCGGTGGGTTGAACACCTTCTTGTTGCTTTTCGGGACCATTTTCCACAATCTCCCATAGTGCATTTGATTTTAAGAGAGCCTTCATTTTAATGCACCAATAGTCGTAATTTTCTCCTCCAAAAATTGGAAGAGTAGACGATAGAGTATTTGATGCGGAAGCCATAGTTTTATTTTGTTGCCCTAAGATCTTtagagctctgataccacttgttggtaTATGGGGGAGTATAAGAAGTAGAGTGGAGATTAGTTGTTTGTTTAGTTGATTAGTTGAAGGTTGATTAGTTAGAGTTTAGTTTGAAGGAATTAGTTTTTTGTATTGATTTGTTGTGAATTCAGGATACACCAAAATGGGAGGGGAGGACCTCTATTTATAGtgctcctcctccatctcctACATTCTTAGAATTCTCTAGAATAGAGCATTCTAGAGTGACCTAGACTTGTAAGCCTCTAGACTCTTCTATACATACAAGATATCTCTAGAATATTCTAGGTTTCTCTACACACACCTAGAACATTCATGTCTCTTCTAGACCCTTCTAGACTCTTCTAGATTATTCTAGTATGTACATGAGTATTTAGAACATTCTAGATGTTTCTACATTATTCTAGAATATTCTGGAACCTTCTAGAACACTCCAGAAAAGTCTCACACTTCAAcagatataacttgtactgatcaagtactccatccacactcaatgtactaggtatatgttttgcagagtcttacaacaatttgtcaagacgattggtctagcacttctcacaagtcctaacatagttaggaaagattagttttgagtaacttcttattcaactaagtatctttccaaaacttcttatttctctttctaggattgaaagatttaggattctcataaatccttacatgtgctcggattttcattaatatgcgcaacctcttgacacatataagagcattctgacaaacaccgaaatcgctcatcggattctacttgagaattcatgacgtttcaattgtggcttaccaatgaatcatcatgctcttatgcatatgattcaccattggacatgtgcatgatcattctaatggcggaaacattagttactaataatcatgagatcaaccattcataggttcaatgaacgaccatgactgttaatggcaattccattttcatctatatgaataacctatgtgtatgttgatacgatgtgtatctcttaatactaatccaacatcccttgatctaattggattcatcatagtccattttcatccagaattgaaaactcaaaacttcctctaaGAAGGAAGGTGTTCGCTCGTCATTCTTTAacgagtggtgagttgtaaacattcaaaggatgatagctcccactaaattccatgtcttcacatgataatttcctaactcccactcaattccacatatttcgaaattgacttctcaatcgaaactttttaagaattgaaatataaattgcattgccaagttattaagataaaaccatatatgttcccatcttatcccttcaaaatacctatttcgaagaggtcccattttaaccttacggaaagagattttaaatctctaacacactcatgtcataatgatgtgtggcaatgtcatttattaaatataagtaatatctaatacacatccttcaaaatatccctttcggaaggaggtttaaccatttcataatgaggttaagcaatgacatttgcgtggttaaaacttggccattgaagatatcggtatatcaatctttgcaactcgatcataactagtatgtaactttgattcatttaggctcttaagttaATCTCAAggtttgaaactattggtcaaaattttcataaacttagtcaaaaacttgttaagactttacattagtcatttttttcttccaaaactttcttttggtctcttcGTGTAGtcatcttgagaatatactcttatgattacttcacttggtttctttagtcatatagaacttaacttgagaccatagatctcatctattcggtatattatgtaaatagatataccttcattcaaatcattatCTCTTgcatagatcttcatttacacaagtacacaattttatcttgccttgtgtgttgtgtcctcatttttctcccactctatctttagaataaatacactatagattcaaagatagcatatgagacacaaataatgatgttgaagtataaggagaactatctcatagatagactaatagttatagatttcatatgtgtacttggtgattgacattcctttaagagagttcatagactcaacaccactttataaatgatcatacacaagccttaagcatgtggacatataaagaaacccatcattatagttgtctattagatcactttaagttatatgtttctaagaacaagcatttaaacatgaattttagaacaaacggataaaatgataaaacgggtgacttgggttgcaaaccaagtcaccattatccaaatacaacccattatccaaaatacctttccatgtcgaacacggaaacttaaggttctaaaattcaaaacataattttaaaataagacaatgaaaagcaaagctccatgaaagctatccctagcttcttgatggtttctcatgcttgcttttcctttcccttgtctttgcttggtggaggccctatttacaataaaaagggagatacattatcacaactttgcatcataataccatagttgaattataaacataaaagaaggatagtcatttacctactggagtgatctttccagccttaatatcaccagggtatttggaacaatttcttttccaatgtcccataccattacaataatggcatttatcaagaggacccttcttgatttttgaagtgctagcttcacaagtcttagctatggtgaatgtgggagcttgctttttacccttcctcccattcttcttgaatttccccttactcttagtgcttatgttaagcacatccttgggtgggttcacatttaaccccatgtccctttcggcttgcacaagtaacttgtgcaattcttcaagagacacatccttgtcttgcatgttaaaattcacccggaattaaacatatgctttgactttggacaaggagtgtagaatcctatctacaatgagttctttggggatttcaaccttttgaattttcaaggtctcgacaagctccatgagtttgagcacatgagggctaaccttttggccctctttgaagtcgagatcaaagaatgccgcggccgcctcatattggacgatccgcggagtttgtgaaaacattgtcacaagcttggagtaaatctcattagcattgcccattttaaaggctctcctttggaggtccgcctccatcgcaaatatcaagacatttttcattgcggcggactccttttggtaagcctcatatgcttccctagtggcggcggtcgacctagtagtaggttcgggtggagaggcctcggtaaggtaacgaagcttgtcgtcaccttgggcggccaatttgagttgggcatcccaatcggagaaatttgacccattcttttcaagtttacatcgatccataaaggatcggagccatgatgaactagcgagaggtgtggcgtttggagttggtgttgccatttgttatgagaaaaagaagtggtctacaaaacaaatataaggagtaaaacaaatgtcgttttaataataatactcataaaaatgtatgatttaaacaagttttttgcatttttctagtgacctctacccaactagataaatgattccaagacccaaattcatattaacttgggcacggtgtggccgatgaaacccttatcaatataactcagtggattaacgtttaatcgattctacttttagaactcttggtcgataatattagattaacatatatctttagcccaaaacacattcaacaaggggacggtgtggccgataaaaccctcatcgaaaaacttttgttgagttcaatccaaatttcgaataaatgtgtccatgatccaaacccatattaatttgggcacggtgtggccgatgaaacccttatcaacatgaattcggtggatagacatttatcacccacttcccctacgtaacaaggtttgtaccccggtatggccgagtgtactccctcgcgaaataggttttcatagtttctactatttggtaaggctatgtctcaatttattgttttagcgagaggtcatgtcaatttattatctatcacgttttatgtgaactaaagcggtgaactacgataattttaattgacacggtcgataagctcgataaaataaggatgcatgttttagttatggcgatttagcgatgcatgtgacataaaataaaatgcaagcataaaaaataaataaatcctagtatggcctttcctaaaatagaaaatttatttaactattacatattcggaaaccaactccattggtcccttgaacttcggttgtggcacgcatctcgaggtaacaccgtctttatgtatcgccattcttgaagaaatccgtctttgggaactccggaatgaataaaattacataataattaaataatttcctattatacatttgtaactaaaataaaataaatctattaaattacaaccgaatcgatattcccatacatttcgggaaataccaattaaaaactaaggccatactaagtaaaaattacataattcaaaattacataaattaaaattatgacaatcataaagaaaaatgcagcattataatatgtatgaacatgctcaattttatgctaaatcgcctttaaatagccaatatcgtatattactcggtttttacggatttgcgtgatttcaacattttataatcacaaaaattacataaattcatatttatgcataagttaattaccctaacctcttaggactcaaaatttagtcttcactaataatttgaccataattaactcatatttataaaattgttcattaatggacta is a genomic window containing:
- the LOC141632955 gene encoding uncharacterized protein LOC141632955 codes for the protein MASASNTLSSTLPIFGGENYDYWCIKMKALLKSNALWEIVENGPEKQQEGVQPTEASLKKINEDEIKDAKALSFIFNAVSETIFPKIMRASTAKEAWDSLQKEFHGDERIRTIRLNTLRKDFENLKMRENEDIQTYTSRVTEIVNQMKIYGEDITDTRIVQKILATLTKKFDMIVTCY